Proteins found in one Sphingomonas sp. SORGH_AS_0879 genomic segment:
- a CDS encoding bifunctional (p)ppGpp synthetase/guanosine-3',5'-bis(diphosphate) 3'-pyrophosphohydrolase, protein MLRQYELVDRVLDYDPQADEALLNRAYVFSMKAHGSQKRASGDPYFSHPIEVAGILTDIHLDDETIATAILHDTIEDTVATYDEIERLFGPNVARLVDGVTKLSKIEAQTESERAAENLRKFLLAMSDDIRVLLVKLADRLHNMRTLHHIAKPEKRRRIAKETMDIYAPLAERIGMYEFMKEMQMLAFQQLEPEAYESITLRLAQMKEGGGDRIARIASGLKLLMSRGGVEAEVTGREKSAFSIFRKMNERHISFEQLSDVMAFRAIVPTEEDCYRALGLIHRRWPMVPGRFKDYISTPKRNGYRSLHTSVIHADNARIEIQIRTAEMHAEADFGLAAHWTYKQATRHDAQVSWIRDLVEILDTAGSPEELIEHTKMAMYQDRIFAFTPKGELIQLPKGATPIDFAYAVHTDLGDQAVGAKLNGRVVPLSTVISNGDQVQILRSAGQTPQANWLNLAITGKALAAIRRHLRQAERAEQVTLGTKLYEDIVRRLPAQIGPDALTHALQRLKMPDEAHLMIAIARRTVSDAAVMEALMPGSAGADVAALPPQSSAISIKGLTPGVAYDLAQCCHPVPGDRIVGLRRPDAGIEVHAIQCPVLAELADRTDEETDWVDVSWGDDSEGATARISVMVKNEPGALGILATIIGQHKANIINVRLDTRDTRFHTNLIDVEVHDLQHLMRLMAALRAADVVSSVERV, encoded by the coding sequence GTGCTCCGCCAGTATGAACTCGTCGACCGCGTGCTCGACTACGACCCCCAGGCCGATGAGGCGCTGCTGAACCGTGCCTATGTCTTCTCGATGAAGGCGCATGGCAGCCAGAAGCGTGCCTCGGGCGATCCCTATTTCAGCCATCCGATCGAGGTCGCGGGCATCCTGACCGACATCCATCTGGATGACGAGACGATCGCCACCGCCATCCTGCACGACACGATCGAGGATACCGTCGCCACCTATGACGAGATCGAACGGCTGTTCGGTCCCAATGTCGCCCGGCTGGTCGACGGCGTGACCAAGCTGTCCAAGATCGAGGCACAGACCGAGAGCGAGCGCGCCGCCGAGAATCTGCGCAAATTCCTGCTCGCCATGTCGGACGATATCCGCGTCCTGCTGGTCAAGCTGGCCGACCGGCTGCACAATATGCGCACGCTCCATCACATCGCGAAGCCGGAGAAGCGCCGCCGCATCGCGAAGGAGACGATGGACATCTATGCCCCGCTCGCCGAGCGGATCGGCATGTACGAGTTCATGAAGGAGATGCAGATGCTCGCCTTCCAGCAACTCGAACCCGAAGCCTATGAGTCGATCACGCTTCGCCTCGCCCAGATGAAGGAGGGCGGCGGCGACCGGATCGCCAGGATCGCGTCGGGCCTGAAACTGCTGATGTCGCGCGGCGGCGTCGAGGCGGAGGTGACGGGGCGGGAGAAATCCGCCTTCTCGATCTTCCGCAAGATGAACGAGCGGCATATCAGTTTCGAGCAGCTATCCGACGTCATGGCCTTCCGCGCGATCGTCCCGACCGAGGAGGATTGCTACCGCGCGCTGGGGCTGATCCATCGCCGCTGGCCGATGGTGCCGGGGCGGTTCAAGGATTATATCTCGACCCCCAAGCGCAACGGATACCGCTCGCTCCACACATCCGTCATCCATGCCGACAATGCGCGGATCGAGATCCAGATCCGCACCGCCGAAATGCATGCCGAGGCGGATTTCGGTCTCGCGGCGCACTGGACCTACAAACAGGCGACCCGCCACGATGCCCAGGTAAGCTGGATTCGCGATCTGGTTGAAATCCTCGACACGGCGGGCAGCCCGGAAGAACTGATCGAACATACGAAGATGGCGATGTACCAGGATCGCATCTTCGCCTTCACCCCCAAGGGCGAACTGATCCAGTTGCCCAAGGGCGCGACGCCGATCGACTTCGCCTATGCCGTACACACCGATCTGGGCGACCAGGCGGTGGGGGCCAAGCTGAACGGGCGGGTGGTGCCGCTGTCCACCGTCATCTCCAATGGCGACCAGGTGCAGATCCTGCGCTCGGCGGGACAGACGCCGCAGGCCAACTGGCTGAACCTGGCGATCACCGGCAAGGCGCTGGCCGCGATCCGCCGCCATCTGCGCCAGGCCGAGCGGGCCGAACAGGTGACGCTCGGCACCAAGCTGTACGAGGATATCGTCCGTCGCCTGCCCGCGCAGATCGGGCCCGACGCGCTGACCCATGCGCTGCAACGGCTGAAGATGCCCGACGAAGCGCATCTGATGATCGCCATCGCCCGGCGCACGGTGTCCGATGCCGCCGTGATGGAGGCGCTGATGCCCGGATCGGCGGGCGCGGATGTGGCCGCCCTGCCGCCGCAGTCGAGCGCGATCTCCATCAAGGGGCTGACCCCCGGCGTCGCCTATGACCTGGCGCAATGCTGCCATCCGGTGCCCGGCGACCGCATCGTCGGCCTGCGTCGTCCGGACGCGGGGATCGAGGTTCATGCGATCCAGTGCCCGGTGCTGGCCGAACTCGCCGACCGGACCGACGAGGAAACCGACTGGGTCGACGTCTCCTGGGGCGACGACAGCGAGGGCGCGACCGCGCGCATCTCGGTCATGGTCAAGAACGAGCCCGGTGCGCTCGGTATCCTCGCGACGATCATCGGCCAGCATAAGGCGAACATCATCAACGTCCGGCTGGATACGCGCGACACGCGCTTCCACACCAATCTGATCGATGTCGAGGTGCACGACCTACAACATCTGATGCGCCTGATGGCGGCGTTGCGCGCGGCGGATGTGGTGAGTTCGGTCGAGCGGGTTTGA
- a CDS encoding glycosyltransferase family 2 protein produces MKRPALSVVVPCYNEAACLDVLHARISGAARAAVGEDYEIVLINDGSKDDSWPVMQRLAAADPHLVAINLSRNHGHQLALTAGLDLCAGEQILIIDADLQDPPELLTDMRATMAAQSADVVYAVRRKRAGETLFKKATAAIFYRMLDRLTDTPIPLDTGDFRLMSRRALDALQSLPEQARFIRGMVAWVGFRQVPFPYDRAERLAGETHYPLGKMIALAFDAVTGFSTAPLRWASHIGLALTAASLLLLVYIAIGWLTGSAVQGWTSTMLVTVILGAVQMFVLGMIGEYLGRLYIESKRRPLYLVADVAGPVQGHARLGYSAHEGAKEPG; encoded by the coding sequence ATGAAGCGCCCCGCCCTGTCTGTCGTCGTCCCCTGCTATAACGAAGCCGCCTGTCTGGACGTGCTGCACGCGCGCATCTCCGGCGCGGCGCGCGCGGCGGTGGGCGAGGATTATGAGATCGTCCTGATCAACGACGGCTCGAAGGACGATAGCTGGCCGGTGATGCAGCGCCTCGCCGCCGCCGACCCGCATCTGGTGGCGATCAACCTGTCGCGCAATCATGGGCACCAGCTTGCGCTGACCGCAGGGCTGGACCTGTGCGCGGGCGAGCAGATCCTGATCATCGACGCCGATCTTCAGGACCCACCCGAACTCCTCACCGACATGCGCGCGACCATGGCGGCGCAGAGCGCGGACGTGGTCTATGCCGTCCGTCGCAAGCGCGCCGGGGAAACACTGTTCAAAAAGGCGACGGCGGCGATCTTCTACCGGATGCTCGACCGGCTGACCGATACGCCGATCCCGCTCGATACCGGCGATTTCCGCCTGATGAGCCGCCGTGCGCTCGACGCGCTGCAATCGCTGCCCGAACAGGCGCGCTTCATTCGCGGCATGGTCGCCTGGGTCGGTTTCCGTCAGGTTCCCTTCCCCTATGATCGCGCCGAGCGCCTTGCGGGCGAGACGCACTATCCGCTGGGCAAGATGATCGCGCTCGCCTTCGACGCGGTGACGGGTTTCTCCACCGCGCCCCTGCGCTGGGCCAGCCATATCGGCCTCGCACTGACCGCCGCCTCGCTGCTGCTGCTGGTCTATATCGCGATCGGCTGGCTGACCGGTTCGGCGGTGCAGGGCTGGACCTCGACCATGCTGGTCACCGTCATCCTGGGCGCGGTGCAGATGTTCGTGCTGGGCATGATCGGCGAATATCTGGGGCGGCTCTATATCGAGTCGAAGCGGCGGCCGCTCTACCTCGTCGCCGATGTGGCGGGGCCGGTCCAGGGCCATGCCCGGCTGGGCTATAGCGCGCATGAGGGGGCGAAGGAGCCGGGCTGA
- the infB gene encoding translation initiation factor IF-2: MSETDNDKPKLGMRQPLGLKRTVETGKVKQSFSHGRSNTVIVETKRRRVLGPQGGAPEAAAPAPTPAPAAPMAAAPVAPPRPVPSNETAQERQARLLREAEEQRLAMQEEMRRREDAERQQRAEEERQRAEERARAAAEAAAAPAPEPTPAPTPAPAPEPVAEAPAQVNAQPEAPAAPTISVQPRPFRPVERPVIPAPEPKAEEPKVEAAAPTPAPAPTPAPAPVAAKPAPAPAPAPAVPTPPILGRDPSMPAPRRFSPVQRPEIPKPAPKPAPAPAAAAAPAAASAPSGNASAPSGGAPRSLPSGQPTPRNAPPGRPQQRDRKGDERRGGKLTVNRALNEDGARARSLAALKRAREKEKRGFGGPREPQVKQVRDVQVPEAITVQELANRMAEKGADLVKALFKMGMPVTMTQTIDQDTAELLVTEFGHNIVRVSDSDIDLALDTSEDAAESLQPRPPVVTIMGHVDHGKTSLLDALRGTDVVRGEAGGITQHIGAYQVTLKDKSKITFLDTPGHEAFTQMRARGADVTDIVVLVVAADDGLMPQTIEAINHTKAAGKPMIVAINKIDKHDANAQRVRERLLEHDVQVEEMGGETQDVEVSALKKIGLDTLIEKIQLQAELLELAANPDRAAEGSVIEAKLDKGRGPVATVLVTRGTLKVGDVFVVGAESGKVRALVDDKGRQVKQAGPAMPVEVLGLSGVPQAGDLLQVVENEARAREVAEYRQSVVLQKRTTSAPASLESMFSALKANQAKEYPLVVKADTQGTVEAIVASITKIQSDLIKARILHSGVGGITESDVTLAAASGAPIIGFNVRANAKAREIAERNKVALKYYDVIYDLIDEIRAGMAGELGPEAFETVVGRAEIREVFSAGKIGKAAGLLVTEGVIRKALKARITRNDVIIYQGEINSLRRFKDDVAEVRAGLECGVTFTQNFTDIKAGDYLETFEVELRERSL, translated from the coding sequence GTGAGCGAGACCGACAACGACAAGCCGAAACTCGGAATGCGCCAGCCTTTGGGGCTGAAGCGCACGGTCGAGACCGGCAAGGTGAAGCAGAGCTTCAGCCACGGCCGCTCGAACACCGTGATCGTCGAGACGAAGCGCCGTCGCGTCCTGGGCCCGCAGGGTGGCGCGCCCGAGGCGGCCGCGCCTGCACCGACTCCGGCCCCGGCAGCCCCCATGGCCGCCGCGCCGGTCGCCCCGCCGCGCCCCGTTCCGTCGAACGAGACGGCGCAGGAGCGTCAGGCCCGCCTGCTGCGTGAGGCCGAGGAACAGCGCCTTGCCATGCAGGAAGAGATGCGCCGCCGCGAGGATGCCGAGCGTCAGCAGCGCGCCGAGGAAGAGCGCCAGCGCGCCGAAGAGCGTGCGCGTGCCGCCGCCGAGGCCGCCGCTGCTCCGGCGCCCGAGCCGACGCCCGCCCCGACTCCGGCACCGGCTCCCGAGCCTGTCGCCGAAGCGCCTGCCCAGGTGAACGCCCAGCCGGAAGCCCCGGCCGCGCCGACCATCTCGGTCCAGCCGCGTCCCTTCCGTCCGGTCGAGCGCCCGGTGATCCCGGCCCCCGAGCCCAAGGCCGAAGAGCCCAAGGTCGAGGCTGCGGCTCCGACTCCGGCCCCCGCGCCGACGCCTGCGCCCGCTCCGGTCGCGGCGAAGCCCGCGCCTGCGCCCGCCCCCGCTCCGGCGGTGCCGACGCCGCCGATCCTGGGTCGCGATCCGTCGATGCCTGCGCCGCGCCGTTTCTCGCCGGTGCAGCGCCCCGAAATCCCGAAGCCCGCCCCCAAGCCCGCGCCTGCGCCCGCCGCGGCGGCGGCTCCGGCGGCGGCCAGCGCGCCGAGCGGCAACGCCTCGGCTCCGTCGGGCGGCGCACCGCGCTCCCTGCCCTCGGGCCAGCCGACGCCGCGCAACGCGCCTCCGGGCCGTCCGCAGCAGCGCGACCGCAAGGGTGACGAGCGTCGTGGCGGCAAGCTGACCGTCAACCGTGCGCTCAACGAGGACGGTGCCCGCGCCCGCTCGCTCGCCGCGCTCAAGCGTGCCCGCGAAAAGGAAAAGCGTGGCTTTGGCGGCCCGCGCGAGCCGCAGGTCAAGCAGGTCCGCGACGTGCAGGTACCGGAAGCGATCACCGTTCAGGAACTCGCCAACCGCATGGCCGAAAAGGGCGCGGATCTGGTCAAGGCGCTGTTCAAGATGGGCATGCCCGTCACCATGACGCAGACCATCGACCAGGACACGGCCGAGCTGCTGGTGACCGAATTCGGCCACAACATTGTCCGCGTCTCGGACAGCGACATCGACCTGGCGCTCGACACCAGCGAGGATGCGGCCGAGAGCCTGCAGCCGCGCCCGCCGGTCGTGACGATCATGGGCCATGTCGACCATGGCAAGACCTCGCTGCTCGACGCGCTGCGCGGCACCGACGTGGTGCGCGGCGAAGCGGGTGGCATTACCCAGCATATCGGCGCCTATCAGGTCACGCTGAAGGACAAGTCGAAGATCACCTTCCTCGACACGCCGGGCCACGAGGCTTTCACCCAGATGCGCGCGCGCGGTGCCGACGTCACGGATATCGTGGTGCTGGTGGTCGCGGCCGATGACGGGCTGATGCCGCAGACGATCGAGGCGATCAACCACACCAAGGCGGCGGGCAAGCCGATGATCGTGGCGATCAACAAGATCGACAAGCACGACGCCAATGCCCAGCGCGTCCGCGAGCGTCTGCTCGAACACGACGTGCAGGTCGAGGAAATGGGTGGCGAAACCCAGGACGTCGAAGTGTCGGCGCTCAAGAAGATCGGTCTGGATACGCTGATCGAAAAGATCCAGCTTCAGGCCGAACTGCTCGAACTGGCCGCCAACCCCGACCGCGCCGCCGAGGGCAGCGTGATCGAGGCCAAGCTGGACAAGGGCCGTGGTCCGGTCGCGACCGTGCTGGTCACGCGCGGCACGCTGAAGGTCGGCGACGTGTTCGTCGTCGGCGCGGAAAGCGGCAAGGTCCGGGCGCTGGTCGACGACAAGGGCCGTCAGGTGAAGCAGGCCGGTCCGGCGATGCCGGTCGAGGTTCTCGGCCTGTCGGGCGTGCCTCAGGCGGGCGATCTGTTGCAGGTCGTCGAGAATGAGGCGCGTGCCCGTGAGGTCGCCGAATATCGACAGAGCGTGGTGCTCCAGAAGCGCACCACCTCGGCCCCGGCCAGCCTGGAGTCGATGTTCTCGGCGCTGAAGGCGAACCAGGCGAAGGAATATCCGCTGGTCGTGAAGGCGGATACGCAGGGCACCGTCGAGGCGATCGTGGCGTCGATCACCAAGATCCAGTCGGATCTGATCAAGGCGCGTATCCTGCACTCGGGCGTCGGTGGCATCACCGAGTCGGACGTGACGCTGGCAGCCGCGAGCGGAGCCCCGATCATCGGCTTCAACGTCCGTGCCAACGCCAAGGCGCGCGAGATCGCCGAGCGGAACAAGGTGGCGTTGAAGTACTACGACGTCATCTATGACCTGATCGACGAGATTCGTGCGGGCATGGCGGGCGAGCTGGGTCCCGAGGCGTTCGAAACGGTCGTCGGCCGCGCCGAAATCCGCGAGGTCTTCTCGGCGGGCAAGATCGGCAAGGCCGCCGGTCTGCTGGTCACCGAGGGTGTCATCCGCAAGGCGCTCAAGGCGCGCATCACGCGCAACGACGTCATCATCTACCAGGGCGAGATCAACTCGCTCCGCCGGTTCAAGGACGATGTCGCCGAGGTTCGCGCCGGTCTGGAATGCGGTGTGACGTTCACGCAGAACTTCACCGACATCAAGGCGGGCGACTATCTCGAAACCTTCGAGGTCGAACTGCGCGAGCGTTCGCTCTGA
- the rpsO gene encoding 30S ribosomal protein S15 — MSITAERRQEIIKDHARAEGDTGSPEVQVAILTERIQNLTGHFKTHAKDNHSRRGLLMLVNKRRSLLDYLRHKDGDRYLALIAKLGLRK, encoded by the coding sequence ATGTCGATCACCGCTGAACGCCGTCAGGAAATCATCAAGGACCATGCCCGCGCCGAGGGTGACACGGGTTCGCCCGAAGTCCAGGTCGCGATCCTGACCGAGCGGATCCAGAACCTGACCGGCCACTTCAAGACCCATGCGAAGGACAATCATTCGCGTCGCGGTCTGCTGATGCTGGTCAACAAGCGCCGCTCGCTGCTCGACTATCTGCGTCACAAGGATGGCGACCGCTATCTGGCGCTGATCGCCAAGCTCGGCCTCCGCAAGTAA
- a CDS encoding thymidine kinase, protein MAKLYFYYASMNAGKSTMLLQADFNYRERGMNTMLFTAAIDDRFAYGTIASRIGLSQPATPFHATTDLEACALDRHGKTPLACILVDEAQFLTPEQVDQLARLADRHRIPVLCYGLRTDFKGQLFPGSARLLALADALGEIKSVCVCGAKATMNLRVDGQGHAIAEGAQTEIGGNDRYVALCRRHFGEALAGGTVLEAGAQPD, encoded by the coding sequence ATGGCCAAGCTCTATTTCTACTATGCCAGCATGAATGCGGGGAAATCGACCATGCTGTTGCAGGCCGATTTCAACTATCGCGAACGGGGGATGAACACGATGCTGTTCACCGCCGCGATCGACGACCGCTTCGCCTATGGCACCATCGCCTCGCGCATCGGCCTGTCGCAGCCGGCGACGCCCTTCCACGCGACGACCGATCTGGAGGCCTGTGCGCTGGATCGGCACGGCAAGACGCCGCTGGCGTGCATCCTGGTCGACGAGGCCCAGTTCCTGACGCCCGAACAGGTCGACCAACTGGCACGGCTGGCGGACCGGCACCGCATTCCGGTGCTGTGCTACGGCCTGCGCACCGACTTCAAGGGACAGCTTTTCCCCGGATCGGCGCGGTTGCTGGCGCTGGCCGATGCGCTCGGCGAGATCAAATCGGTGTGCGTCTGCGGGGCCAAGGCGACGATGAACCTGCGTGTCGATGGGCAGGGCCATGCCATCGCCGAGGGCGCGCAGACCGAGATCGGCGGCAATGACCGCTATGTCGCGCTGTGCCGCCGCCATTTCGGTGAGGCCTTGGCGGGCGGCACGGTGCTTGAGGCCGGAGCCCAGCCCGACTAA
- a CDS encoding M48 family metalloprotease, whose product MRFITAAAMLALVAAPVAAQQARSISASDKAQGAQANPQLVAQYGGRYTGPQAAFVERVGKRVAVQSGLSNAQGDFTVTTLNSPVENAFAIPGGYIYVTRQLLALMNSEAELASVLGHEVGHVAARHSQSRNTRSTIGSILAAGAGLLTGSNVATQLVGTGAQLYTLKYGRDQEYQADGLGIRYMTAAGYDPYASADMLASLAASSDLAARTAGKDANAIPTWASTHPNSADRVRRAAALAKQTGRPETTPPQDTTYLRMLDGMPYDDDPKEGIVDGQSFRHPGLKLKFTAPNGYAIANGSDAVSIVGQGGQAQMRLAQGSDLGQAITQRFGQLGTGTPTGQLQNGTANGIPYAWVTTRAAANNRAVDATVVAYRFPSATYTFTLVTPAGSGIGPFQPLLASVAPLSTAEANSIRGKKISIVTVKAGDTIDSLSARMAYPDYKRERFVTLNGLDPEQALTPGRLVKLVVNG is encoded by the coding sequence ATGCGTTTCATCACCGCCGCCGCCATGCTCGCGCTTGTCGCCGCACCCGTCGCCGCGCAACAGGCGCGGTCGATCTCCGCCTCCGACAAGGCGCAAGGGGCGCAGGCCAATCCGCAGCTCGTGGCGCAATATGGCGGCCGCTACACCGGCCCGCAGGCGGCATTCGTCGAGCGGGTGGGCAAGCGGGTCGCGGTCCAGTCCGGCCTGTCCAACGCGCAGGGCGACTTCACCGTCACCACGCTCAACTCGCCGGTGGAGAACGCCTTCGCCATCCCCGGCGGCTACATCTATGTCACGCGCCAGTTGCTCGCGCTGATGAATTCGGAGGCCGAACTCGCCTCGGTGCTGGGGCATGAGGTCGGCCATGTCGCCGCGCGCCACTCGCAGAGCCGCAACACCCGTTCGACCATCGGATCGATCCTGGCGGCGGGGGCGGGGCTGTTGACCGGCAGCAATGTCGCGACCCAGTTGGTCGGCACGGGCGCGCAGCTTTACACGCTCAAATATGGCCGCGATCAGGAATATCAGGCCGATGGCCTCGGCATCCGCTACATGACCGCCGCCGGTTACGATCCCTACGCCTCCGCCGACATGCTCGCCTCGCTGGCCGCATCGAGCGACCTCGCCGCGCGCACGGCGGGGAAGGACGCGAACGCCATCCCCACCTGGGCCTCGACCCATCCCAACAGCGCCGACCGCGTCCGCCGCGCCGCCGCGCTCGCCAAGCAGACCGGCCGCCCCGAAACCACGCCGCCACAGGATACCACCTATCTGCGGATGCTCGACGGCATGCCCTATGACGACGATCCCAAGGAGGGGATCGTCGATGGCCAGAGTTTCCGCCATCCCGGCCTCAAGCTGAAATTCACCGCCCCCAACGGCTATGCGATCGCCAATGGCAGCGACGCGGTGAGCATCGTCGGTCAGGGCGGACAGGCACAGATGCGGCTCGCCCAGGGCAGCGATCTGGGCCAGGCGATCACCCAGCGTTTCGGCCAGCTCGGCACCGGCACGCCGACCGGCCAGTTGCAGAACGGGACGGCGAACGGCATCCCCTATGCCTGGGTCACGACGCGCGCCGCCGCCAACAACCGCGCGGTGGATGCGACGGTGGTCGCCTATCGCTTCCCCTCGGCGACCTATACCTTCACGCTGGTTACGCCCGCCGGTAGCGGCATCGGGCCGTTCCAGCCGCTGCTCGCCTCGGTCGCGCCGCTGTCCACCGCCGAGGCGAATAGCATTCGCGGCAAGAAGATCAGCATCGTTACCGTCAAGGCGGGGGACACGATCGACAGCCTGTCGGCGCGCATGGCCTATCCCGATTACAAGCGCGAGCGGTTCGTGACGCTGAACGGGCTCGACCCGGAACAAGCGCTGACGCCGGGCCGTTTGGTCAAGTTGGTCGTGAACGGGTGA
- the rbfA gene encoding 30S ribosome-binding factor RbfA — translation MVQSKNPAEPSVRLLRVGEQVRHILSEILARGDVHDETLAKHMVSVTEVRMSPDLRHATVFVKPLLGKDEEVVIKALRTNTAYLQREVAHRVKMKYAAKLKFLADESFDEGSHIDSLLRSPKVSQDLEEGEPSGD, via the coding sequence ATGGTCCAGTCCAAAAATCCCGCCGAACCCTCGGTCCGCCTGCTGCGCGTCGGCGAGCAGGTCCGCCATATCCTGTCCGAAATCCTCGCGCGCGGCGACGTGCATGACGAGACGCTCGCCAAGCATATGGTCAGCGTGACCGAAGTGCGCATGTCGCCCGACCTGCGCCACGCGACCGTCTTCGTGAAGCCGCTGCTCGGCAAGGACGAGGAGGTCGTCATCAAGGCGCTGCGCACCAACACCGCCTATCTCCAGCGCGAGGTCGCGCACCGGGTGAAGATGAAATACGCCGCCAAGCTGAAATTCCTGGCGGACGAGAGCTTCGACGAGGGAAGCCATATCGACTCGCTGCTCCGCTCGCCCAAGGTGTCGCAGGATCTGGAGGAGGGGGAGCCCTCCGGCGACTGA
- the truB gene encoding tRNA pseudouridine(55) synthase TruB, whose amino-acid sequence MHGWIILDKPLGLGSTQGVSAVKRVLRQGGYGKGIKVGHGGTLDPLATGVLPIAVGEATKLAGRMLDSDKVYDFTISFGMQTATLDAEGESVAESDVRPTRAALEAVLPRFTGPIDQVPPAYSALKIDGERAYDLARAGEEVVLASRAVTIHSLQSSPSSLGEGDHRVSDGGGAGRTGDAPPPRPAGAVPLPERAQGGLEEATLTAHVSKGTYIRSLARDIALALGTVGHVTMLRRIKAGPFTLAPAISLDKLNEMGQARTLEQILLPLRAGLDDIPALALDPDQAGALRQGRVLAGIAVDDGQYFAMLGAIPVALVEALDENVRVVRGFNLD is encoded by the coding sequence ATGCATGGATGGATCATTCTCGACAAGCCGCTGGGGCTCGGCTCGACGCAAGGGGTGAGCGCGGTCAAGCGCGTGTTGCGTCAGGGCGGCTATGGCAAGGGGATCAAGGTCGGCCATGGCGGCACGCTCGATCCGCTGGCGACCGGCGTGCTCCCGATCGCGGTGGGGGAGGCGACCAAGCTGGCCGGGCGGATGCTCGACAGCGACAAGGTGTATGACTTCACCATCAGCTTCGGCATGCAGACCGCGACGCTGGATGCGGAAGGGGAGTCGGTCGCGGAGAGCGATGTCCGGCCGACTCGCGCCGCGCTGGAGGCGGTGCTGCCCCGTTTCACCGGGCCGATCGACCAGGTGCCGCCCGCCTATTCCGCGCTGAAGATCGATGGCGAGCGCGCCTATGACCTCGCCCGGGCGGGGGAAGAGGTGGTGCTGGCGAGTCGCGCGGTGACGATCCATTCGCTCCAATCCTCCCCAAGCTCGCTTGGGGAGGGGGACCATCGCGTCAGCGATGGTGGAGGGGCGGGACGGACCGGCGATGCCCCTCCACCACGCCCTGCGGGCGCGGTCCCCCTCCCCGAGCGAGCTCAGGGAGGATTAGAGGAGGCCACCCTTACCGCCCATGTCTCCAAGGGCACCTATATCCGCAGCCTCGCCCGCGACATCGCCCTCGCACTCGGCACGGTCGGCCATGTCACCATGCTCCGCCGGATCAAGGCGGGGCCGTTCACCCTGGCCCCGGCGATATCGCTGGACAAGTTGAACGAAATGGGGCAGGCGCGCACCCTTGAACAGATACTCCTGCCGCTGAGGGCGGGGCTGGACGACATCCCGGCTCTTGCTCTCGACCCCGACCAGGCAGGGGCGCTCCGTCAGGGGCGTGTGCTGGCCGGGATTGCCGTGGACGATGGCCAATATTTCGCGATGCTGGGGGCTATCCCGGTGGCGCTGGTAGAGGCGCTGGACGAAAATGTCCGGGTCGTTCGTGGTTTCAACCTCGATTAA